One Myotis daubentonii chromosome 3, mMyoDau2.1, whole genome shotgun sequence genomic window carries:
- the LOC132230668 gene encoding tubulin beta-2B chain-like isoform X1, whose protein sequence is MREIVHIQAGQCGNQIGAKFWEVISDEHGIDPTGSYHGDSELQLERINVYYNEAAGNKYVPRAILVDLEPGTMDSVRSGPFGQIFRPDNFVFGQSGAGNNWAKGHYTEGAELVDSVLDVVRKESESCDCLQGFQLTHSLGGGTGSGMGTLLISKIREEYPDRIMNTFSVMPSPKVSDTVVEPYNATLSVHQLVENTDETYCIDNEALYDICFRTLKLTTPTYGDLNHLVSATMSGVTTCLRFPGQLNADLRKLAVNMVPFPRLHFFMPGFAPLTSRGSQQYRALTVPELTQQMFDSKNMMAACDPRHGRYLTVAAIFRGRMSMKEVDEQMLNVQNKNSSYFVEWIPNNVKTAVCDIPPRGLKMSATFIGNSTAIQELFKRISEQFTAMFRRKAFLHWYTGEGMDEMEFTEAESNMNDLVSEYQQYQDATADEQGEFEEEEVEEEA, encoded by the exons ATGCGCGAGATCGTGCACATCCAGGCGGGCCAGTGCGGCAACCAGATCGGCGCCAAG TTTTGGGAGGTCATCAGTGATGAGCATGGGATCGACCCCACTGGCAGTTACCATGGAGACAGCGAGCTGCAGCTGGAGAGAATCAATGTGTACTACAATGAAGCTGCTG GTAACAAGTACGTACCTCGGGCCATCCTGGTGGACCTGGAGCCGGGCACGATGGACTCAGTCAGGTCTGGACCATTCGGCCAGATCTTCAGGCCCGACAACTTCGTGTTTG GCCAGAGCGGGGCCGGGAACAACTGGGCAAAGGGCCACTACACGGAGGGCGCCGAACTGGTAGACTCAGTCCTGGACGTGGTGAGGAAGGAGTCAGAAAGCTGTGACTGTCTGCAGGGCTTCCAGCTGACCCACTCGCTGGGGGGTGGCACCGGGTCGGGGATGGGCACGCTGCTCATCAGCAAGATCCGGGAGGAGTACCCAGACCGCATCATGAACACCTTCAGCGTGATGCCCTCGCCCAAGGTGTCGGACACGGTGGTGGAGCCCTACAACGCCACGCTGTCCGTGCACCAGCTGGTGGAGAACACAGATGAGACCTACTGCATCGACAACGAGGCCCTGTACGACATCTGCTTCCGCACCCTGAAACTGACCACGCCCACGTACGGGGACCTCAACCACCTGGTGTCCGCCACCATGAGCGGGGTCACCACCTGCCTGCGCTTCCCCGGCCAGCTGAACGCGGACCTGCGCAAGCTGGCCGTGAACATGGTGCCCTTCCCCCGCCTGCACTTCTTCATGCCCGGCTTCGCGCCGCTGACCAGCCGGGGCAGCCAGCAGTACCGCGCCCTGACGGTGCCCGAGCTCACCCAGCAGATGTTCGACTCCAAGAACATGATGGCCGCGTGCGACCCGCGCCACGGCCGCTACCTGACGGTGGCCGCGATCTTCCGGGGCCGCATGTCCATGAAGGAGGTGGacgagcagatgctcaacgtgCAGAACAAGAACAGCAGCTACTTCGTGGAGTGGATCCCCAACAACGTGAAGACGGCGGTGTGCGACATCCCGCCGCGGGGCCTCAAGATGTCGGCCACCTTCATCGGCAACAGCACGGCCATCCAGGAGCTGTTCAAGCGCATCTCGGAGCAGTTCACGGCCATGTTCCGGCGCAAGGCCTTCCTGCACTGGTACACGGGCGAGGGCATGGACGAGATGGAGTTCACCGAGGCCGAGAGCAACATGAACGACCTGGTGTCCGAGTACCAGCAGTACCAGGACGCCACGGCTGATGAGCAGGGCGAGTTCGAGGAGGAGGAGGTCGAGGAAGAGGCTTAA
- the LOC132230668 gene encoding tubulin beta-2B chain-like isoform X3, with amino-acid sequence MREIVHIQAGQCGNQIGAKFWEVISDEHGIDPTGSYHGDSELQLERINVYYNEAAGQSGAGNNWAKGHYTEGAELVDSVLDVVRKESESCDCLQGFQLTHSLGGGTGSGMGTLLISKIREEYPDRIMNTFSVMPSPKVSDTVVEPYNATLSVHQLVENTDETYCIDNEALYDICFRTLKLTTPTYGDLNHLVSATMSGVTTCLRFPGQLNADLRKLAVNMVPFPRLHFFMPGFAPLTSRGSQQYRALTVPELTQQMFDSKNMMAACDPRHGRYLTVAAIFRGRMSMKEVDEQMLNVQNKNSSYFVEWIPNNVKTAVCDIPPRGLKMSATFIGNSTAIQELFKRISEQFTAMFRRKAFLHWYTGEGMDEMEFTEAESNMNDLVSEYQQYQDATADEQGEFEEEEVEEEA; translated from the exons ATGCGCGAGATCGTGCACATCCAGGCGGGCCAGTGCGGCAACCAGATCGGCGCCAAG TTTTGGGAGGTCATCAGTGATGAGCATGGGATCGACCCCACTGGCAGTTACCATGGAGACAGCGAGCTGCAGCTGGAGAGAATCAATGTGTACTACAATGAAGCTGCTG GCCAGAGCGGGGCCGGGAACAACTGGGCAAAGGGCCACTACACGGAGGGCGCCGAACTGGTAGACTCAGTCCTGGACGTGGTGAGGAAGGAGTCAGAAAGCTGTGACTGTCTGCAGGGCTTCCAGCTGACCCACTCGCTGGGGGGTGGCACCGGGTCGGGGATGGGCACGCTGCTCATCAGCAAGATCCGGGAGGAGTACCCAGACCGCATCATGAACACCTTCAGCGTGATGCCCTCGCCCAAGGTGTCGGACACGGTGGTGGAGCCCTACAACGCCACGCTGTCCGTGCACCAGCTGGTGGAGAACACAGATGAGACCTACTGCATCGACAACGAGGCCCTGTACGACATCTGCTTCCGCACCCTGAAACTGACCACGCCCACGTACGGGGACCTCAACCACCTGGTGTCCGCCACCATGAGCGGGGTCACCACCTGCCTGCGCTTCCCCGGCCAGCTGAACGCGGACCTGCGCAAGCTGGCCGTGAACATGGTGCCCTTCCCCCGCCTGCACTTCTTCATGCCCGGCTTCGCGCCGCTGACCAGCCGGGGCAGCCAGCAGTACCGCGCCCTGACGGTGCCCGAGCTCACCCAGCAGATGTTCGACTCCAAGAACATGATGGCCGCGTGCGACCCGCGCCACGGCCGCTACCTGACGGTGGCCGCGATCTTCCGGGGCCGCATGTCCATGAAGGAGGTGGacgagcagatgctcaacgtgCAGAACAAGAACAGCAGCTACTTCGTGGAGTGGATCCCCAACAACGTGAAGACGGCGGTGTGCGACATCCCGCCGCGGGGCCTCAAGATGTCGGCCACCTTCATCGGCAACAGCACGGCCATCCAGGAGCTGTTCAAGCGCATCTCGGAGCAGTTCACGGCCATGTTCCGGCGCAAGGCCTTCCTGCACTGGTACACGGGCGAGGGCATGGACGAGATGGAGTTCACCGAGGCCGAGAGCAACATGAACGACCTGGTGTCCGAGTACCAGCAGTACCAGGACGCCACGGCTGATGAGCAGGGCGAGTTCGAGGAGGAGGAGGTCGAGGAAGAGGCTTAA
- the LOC132230668 gene encoding tubulin beta chain-like isoform X2, with amino-acid sequence MLGHFPNPSTICMFWEVISDEHGIDPTGSYHGDSELQLERINVYYNEAAGNKYVPRAILVDLEPGTMDSVRSGPFGQIFRPDNFVFGQSGAGNNWAKGHYTEGAELVDSVLDVVRKESESCDCLQGFQLTHSLGGGTGSGMGTLLISKIREEYPDRIMNTFSVMPSPKVSDTVVEPYNATLSVHQLVENTDETYCIDNEALYDICFRTLKLTTPTYGDLNHLVSATMSGVTTCLRFPGQLNADLRKLAVNMVPFPRLHFFMPGFAPLTSRGSQQYRALTVPELTQQMFDSKNMMAACDPRHGRYLTVAAIFRGRMSMKEVDEQMLNVQNKNSSYFVEWIPNNVKTAVCDIPPRGLKMSATFIGNSTAIQELFKRISEQFTAMFRRKAFLHWYTGEGMDEMEFTEAESNMNDLVSEYQQYQDATADEQGEFEEEEVEEEA; translated from the exons ATGTTAGGTCATTTCCCCAATCCGAGCACCATCTGCATG TTTTGGGAGGTCATCAGTGATGAGCATGGGATCGACCCCACTGGCAGTTACCATGGAGACAGCGAGCTGCAGCTGGAGAGAATCAATGTGTACTACAATGAAGCTGCTG GTAACAAGTACGTACCTCGGGCCATCCTGGTGGACCTGGAGCCGGGCACGATGGACTCAGTCAGGTCTGGACCATTCGGCCAGATCTTCAGGCCCGACAACTTCGTGTTTG GCCAGAGCGGGGCCGGGAACAACTGGGCAAAGGGCCACTACACGGAGGGCGCCGAACTGGTAGACTCAGTCCTGGACGTGGTGAGGAAGGAGTCAGAAAGCTGTGACTGTCTGCAGGGCTTCCAGCTGACCCACTCGCTGGGGGGTGGCACCGGGTCGGGGATGGGCACGCTGCTCATCAGCAAGATCCGGGAGGAGTACCCAGACCGCATCATGAACACCTTCAGCGTGATGCCCTCGCCCAAGGTGTCGGACACGGTGGTGGAGCCCTACAACGCCACGCTGTCCGTGCACCAGCTGGTGGAGAACACAGATGAGACCTACTGCATCGACAACGAGGCCCTGTACGACATCTGCTTCCGCACCCTGAAACTGACCACGCCCACGTACGGGGACCTCAACCACCTGGTGTCCGCCACCATGAGCGGGGTCACCACCTGCCTGCGCTTCCCCGGCCAGCTGAACGCGGACCTGCGCAAGCTGGCCGTGAACATGGTGCCCTTCCCCCGCCTGCACTTCTTCATGCCCGGCTTCGCGCCGCTGACCAGCCGGGGCAGCCAGCAGTACCGCGCCCTGACGGTGCCCGAGCTCACCCAGCAGATGTTCGACTCCAAGAACATGATGGCCGCGTGCGACCCGCGCCACGGCCGCTACCTGACGGTGGCCGCGATCTTCCGGGGCCGCATGTCCATGAAGGAGGTGGacgagcagatgctcaacgtgCAGAACAAGAACAGCAGCTACTTCGTGGAGTGGATCCCCAACAACGTGAAGACGGCGGTGTGCGACATCCCGCCGCGGGGCCTCAAGATGTCGGCCACCTTCATCGGCAACAGCACGGCCATCCAGGAGCTGTTCAAGCGCATCTCGGAGCAGTTCACGGCCATGTTCCGGCGCAAGGCCTTCCTGCACTGGTACACGGGCGAGGGCATGGACGAGATGGAGTTCACCGAGGCCGAGAGCAACATGAACGACCTGGTGTCCGAGTACCAGCAGTACCAGGACGCCACGGCTGATGAGCAGGGCGAGTTCGAGGAGGAGGAGGTCGAGGAAGAGGCTTAA